A single genomic interval of Piliocolobus tephrosceles isolate RC106 chromosome 7, ASM277652v3, whole genome shotgun sequence harbors:
- the LOC111551394 gene encoding beta-defensin 131A-like, protein MRVLFLIFGVLYLLSTVPPARSFIYIDECPSEYYNCRMKCNADEHAIRYCDDWTICCKLKYIEIEKQKRGRKY, encoded by the exons ATGAGGGTCTTGTTTTTGATCTTTGGAGTCCTTTACTTGCTGTCCACAGTTCCTCCAG CCAGAAGCTTCATTTATATTGATGAATGTCCTTCAGAATATTATAATTGCAGAATGAAGTGCAATGCTGATGAACATGCAATTAGATACTGTGATGACTGGACCATCTGCTGCAAACTGAAGTACAttgaaattgaaaaacagaaGAGGGGGCGAAAATACTAA
- the DEFB134 gene encoding beta-defensin 134 has translation MKPLLIMLVFLFLWDPVLAGINSLPSEIHKKCYKNGICRLECYESEMLVAYCMFQLECCVTGNPAP, from the exons ATGAAGCCTCTCCTCATTAtgcttgtctttcttttcctttgggatcCAGTGCTGGCAG GTATAAATTCATTACCATCAGAAATTCACAAGAAATGCTATAAAAATGGCATCTGCAGACTTGAATGCTATGAGAGTGAAATGTTAGTTGCCTACTGTATGTTTCAGCTGGAGTGCTGTGTCACAGGAAATCCTGCACCCTGA
- the LOC111551382 gene encoding caspase-3-like isoform X1, whose protein sequence is MENTENSVDSKSIKSLELKTIHGSKSVDSGISLDNSYKMDYPEMGLCIIINKKNFHKSTGMASRSGTDVDAANLRETFINLKYEVRNKNDLTREEIVELMRNVSKEDHSKRSSFVCALLSHGEEGIIFGTNGPLDLKKITSFFRGDCCRSLTGKPRLFIIQACCGTELDCGIETDSGVEDDMACHKIPVEADFLYAYSTAPGYYSWRNSKDGSWFIQSLCAMLKQYADKLEFMHILTRVNRKVATEFESFSLDATFHAKKQIPCIVSMLTKELYFYH, encoded by the coding sequence ATGGAGAACACTGAAAACTCAGTGGATTCAAAATCTATTAAAAGTTTGGAACTAAAAACCATACATGGAAGCAAATCAGTGGACTCTGGAATATCCCTGGACAACAGTTATAAAATGGATTATCCTGAGATGGGTTTATGTATAATAATTAATAAGAAGAATTTTCATAAAAGCACTGGAATGGCATCTCGGTCTGGTACAGATGTTGATGCAGCAAACCTCAGGGAAACATTCATAAACTTGAAATATGAAGTCAGGAATAAAAACGATCTTACACGTGAAGAAATTGTAGAATTGATGCGTAATGTTTCTAAAGAAGATCACAGCAAAAGGAGCAGTTTTGTTTGTGCGCTTCTGAGCCATGGTGAAGAAGGAATAATTTTTGGAACAAATGGACCCCTTGACCTGAAAAAAATTACCAGCTTTTTCAGAGGGGATTGTTGTAGAAGTCTAACTGGAAAACCCAGACTTTTCATTATTCAGGCCTGCTGTGGTACAGAACTGGACTGTGGCATTGAGACAGACAGTGGTGTTGAGGATGACATGGCATGTCATAAAATCCCAGTGGAGGCCGACTTCTTGTATGCATACTCCACAGCACCTGGTTATTATTCTTGGCGAAATTCAAAGGATGGCTCCTGGTTCATCCAGTCGCTTTGTGCCATGCTGAAACAGTACGCCGACAAGCTGGAATTTATGCACATTCTTACCCGGGTTAACCGAAAGGTGGCAACAGAATTTGAGTCCTTTTCCCTTGATGCTACTTTTCATGCAAAGAAACAGATTCCATGTATTGTTTCCATGCTCACAAAAGAACTGTATTTTTATCACTAA
- the LOC111551382 gene encoding caspase-3-like isoform X2, with protein MENTENSVDSKSIKSLELKTIHGSKSVDSGISLDNSYKMDYPEMGLCIIINKKNFHKSTGMASRSGTDVDAANLRETFINLKYEVRNKNDLTREEIVELMRNVSKEDHSKRSSFVCALLSHGEEGIIFGTNGPLDLKKITSFFRGDCCRSLTGKPRLFIIQHLVIILGEIQRMAPGSSSRFVPC; from the exons ATGGAGAACACTGAAAACTCAGTGGATTCAAAATCTATTAAAAGTTTGGAACTAAAAACCATACATGGAAGCAAATCAGTGGACTCTGGAATATCCCTGGACAACAGTTATAAAATGGATTATCCTGAGATGGGTTTATGTATAATAATTAATAAGAAGAATTTTCATAAAAGCACTGGAATGGCATCTCGGTCTGGTACAGATGTTGATGCAGCAAACCTCAGGGAAACATTCATAAACTTGAAATATGAAGTCAGGAATAAAAACGATCTTACACGTGAAGAAATTGTAGAATTGATGCGTAATGTTTCTAAAGAAGATCACAGCAAAAGGAGCAGTTTTGTTTGTGCGCTTCTGAGCCATGGTGAAGAAGGAATAATTTTTGGAACAAATGGACCCCTTGACCTGAAAAAAATTACCAGCTTTTTCAGAGGGGATTGTTGTAGAAGTCTAACTGGAAAACCCAGACTTTTCATTATTCAG CACCTGGTTATTATTCTTGGCGAAATTCAAAGGATGGCTCCTGGTTCATCCAGTCGCTTTGTGCCATGCTGA